The sequence below is a genomic window from Cobetia sp. cqz5-12.
CCGGCGCGCGACTGGATGTGGTGACACGGGATGGCCGCCGCATCACGGTCTTCAACTTCCCCAATCGCTGGAGTCTGTTGAAGCTGATCGAATCCGCGGACGTGACCGATCTGGATACCGCCCGTCAGCGCTTCACCTGGTACACCCCGGTCGGCCCGGTGAGCTTCGAGGCGCGCAACTTCGGTGGCGTGAAGCTGACGGACCTCAAGCAGGTGCGCAACCTGTCGATGCCTTCGGTCGCCGGGAGATGACCGCATGATCGGCTTCTTCGGCAAGCTGCCCGGCAGCGCGGACTTCATCGCCCATCACGCGGGCCACAAGGACATCCGGGAACTGGATGGCTGGTGGCAGCGGGCGCTGAATCGCATGGCGGAGCGCGACGAAGACTGGCAGGCACGCTTCGACGCCTTGCCGCTGTGCTTCTTTCACTACCGCGCCAGCGGTGGGGCCTGGTTGATGGGCGTCATGTCGCCCTCGCAGGACGCCTCCGGGCGACGCTACCCGCTGCTGGTCTTCCAGCGGCTGGCCGTCTCGCCGGTGGTGGAAGGCTGTGTCGGGGTGCATACCCTCGGCGAGACCTTCGCGGGGCAGGTGCGGGAGTTGCTGCGCGATGTGATGCATTGCGCAGACCCCCAGCAGGCGCAGGAGCGTCTGCTGGCGGGGATCGAGGCGCTGCGCCCGCTGGATGATTCCGATCTCAAGCTGCATCGGCGTCTGTTCGCACGCTTTCTGGAAGACGTGCGCTATGGAGACCTCACGCGTGCATTGGCCAGTGGCTTTCCCGATGTGAGTGCCAGCAGATTGACCCGCGACATGCAGGCATTGCGTCGACAGTCGTCAGCCAGGCATGGCCAACGGGGGCATGTGGCGTTGCCGCTGCCACCGGAGCGCGCGCTGAAGCGTCCGGCTGCGGACCTGTGGCTGCACTGGCTGGAGCATGACAATGGCGCGCCGGGGCACATCAGCGTGATCGTCGACGACTTCATGCGCCCGACGCTCGTGCGCTTCACGCGCGATGACCAGGAAGCACTGCGCATCCTGGCCGAGTCGGCCCCCGAGGCACTTGGTGGCTGGCGCCTGCTCGGAAGCGCGCAGGGCGAGGTGGCTCAGATAGCGGGGCCGTCAGCAGATCAGATATCAGTGGCGGCGCAGACGCTGGGCATGGGGGCTTACCTGCTCGCATTGAATGACAGCGCCGCGCTGGAAGATGGCGCCGCACTTGCAGGTGGCGCTGCGCTTGCAGACGACGTCGCTGCGGCCGACAAGGCGGGGCAGCCAGCCACACACCCGGGCAGTGCAGAGATGGCATACGGCGACATATCCAAGGATGAATCGGCACCGACATGAACAAGCTAAAGCTCCACGTTCTCAAGTACTACATCCTCAAATACCGCCCGTATTGGTTGGGCGTGCTGTTCTTCCTGGGCATCTTCCTGATCTGGGGCGTCGGTGTGAGCTTGGGCTACCCGTCACTGGATAGCCTGCTGGTCGGCATTC
It includes:
- the tagF gene encoding type VI secretion system-associated protein TagF yields the protein MIGFFGKLPGSADFIAHHAGHKDIRELDGWWQRALNRMAERDEDWQARFDALPLCFFHYRASGGAWLMGVMSPSQDASGRRYPLLVFQRLAVSPVVEGCVGVHTLGETFAGQVRELLRDVMHCADPQQAQERLLAGIEALRPLDDSDLKLHRRLFARFLEDVRYGDLTRALASGFPDVSASRLTRDMQALRRQSSARHGQRGHVALPLPPERALKRPAADLWLHWLEHDNGAPGHISVIVDDFMRPTLVRFTRDDQEALRILAESAPEALGGWRLLGSAQGEVAQIAGPSADQISVAAQTLGMGAYLLALNDSAALEDGAALAGGAALADDVAAADKAGQPATHPGSAEMAYGDISKDESAPT